Proteins found in one Acidobacteriota bacterium genomic segment:
- a CDS encoding dipeptidase: MNRVIDFINTNRDRYIDELKQYLAIPSISALPQHQGDLRRCAEYTAEELKRIGLENVRLIETPGNPVVYADWLQAAGAPTMLFYGHYDVQPVDPLELWESPPFEATVREGELYARGAVDDKGQIFMHFKAIEAHVKQNGRLPMNMKIILEGEEEVGSANLDTFVRDNKDLLSADVVVISDSPMFERGIPSICYGLRGLIYFQIDLRGTRSDLHSGSFGGAVANPAFVLAQILAQMKDRGGRIKIPGFYDEVVQLTEEERNEWKRLPFNETKYKKDLGAPRLFGETGYTTLERVWARPTFEVNGILSGFTGEGAKTVIPAVAMAKVSMRLVPNQDPDKIATLFEDYLKKVAPKTVELKITRMHGGKPWMAAFDNTFVQAAGRAIEQGFGKKPVFNREGGSIPVVSTFQEVLGLPSVLFGVGLPDENSHAPNEKLDLSNFHNGVISAAYLYEEISKLG, encoded by the coding sequence ATGAATCGCGTGATTGACTTCATCAACACGAACCGCGACCGCTACATCGACGAGCTGAAGCAGTACCTTGCCATCCCCAGCATCTCCGCGCTGCCGCAGCACCAGGGCGATCTGCGGCGCTGCGCCGAATACACCGCCGAGGAGCTGAAGCGCATCGGCCTCGAGAACGTCCGCCTGATCGAAACCCCGGGCAACCCGGTGGTGTACGCCGACTGGCTGCAGGCCGCCGGCGCGCCGACGATGCTCTTCTACGGCCACTACGACGTGCAGCCGGTCGATCCGCTGGAACTCTGGGAGTCGCCTCCCTTCGAGGCGACGGTGCGCGAGGGGGAGTTGTACGCGCGCGGCGCCGTCGACGACAAGGGACAGATCTTCATGCACTTCAAGGCGATCGAAGCGCACGTGAAGCAGAACGGCCGCCTGCCCATGAACATGAAGATCATCCTCGAGGGAGAGGAGGAGGTCGGCTCCGCCAACCTCGATACCTTCGTGCGCGACAACAAGGATCTCCTCTCCGCCGACGTCGTTGTCATCAGCGACTCGCCGATGTTCGAGCGCGGCATCCCGTCGATCTGCTACGGCCTGCGCGGCCTCATCTACTTCCAGATCGACCTGCGCGGCACCAGGAGCGACCTGCACTCGGGCTCGTTCGGCGGCGCGGTCGCGAACCCCGCGTTCGTGCTCGCGCAGATCCTCGCGCAGATGAAGGACCGCGGCGGCCGCATCAAGATCCCCGGTTTCTACGACGAGGTGGTGCAGCTGACGGAGGAGGAACGCAACGAGTGGAAGCGCCTGCCGTTCAACGAGACGAAATACAAGAAGGACCTCGGCGCGCCGCGGCTGTTCGGGGAGACGGGCTACACCACGCTCGAGCGCGTGTGGGCGCGTCCCACCTTCGAGGTGAACGGGATCCTCAGCGGGTTCACGGGCGAGGGGGCGAAGACGGTCATCCCGGCGGTCGCGATGGCGAAGGTGAGCATGCGCCTCGTGCCGAACCAGGATCCCGACAAGATTGCGACGCTGTTCGAGGACTACCTGAAGAAGGTCGCGCCCAAGACGGTGGAGTTGAAGATCACGCGGATGCACGGAGGGAAGCCGTGGATGGCCGCCTTCGACAACACGTTCGTCCAGGCTGCCGGCCGCGCCATCGAGCAGGGCTTTGGGAAGAAGCCGGTGTTCAACCGCGAAGGGGGCTCGATTCCCGTCGTCTCCACGTTCCAGGAAGTGCTGGGGCTGCCCTCGGTGCTGTTCGGCGTGGGCCTGCCGGACGAGAACTCCCACGCGCCGAACGAGAAGCTGGATCTTTCCAACTTCCACAACGGCGTGATCTCGGCGGCTTATCTGTATGAGGAGATCTCGAAGCTGGGGTAG
- a CDS encoding sulfurtransferase, with the protein MTDHPNARLLIGPAELQKLDRVQVIDTRPAERFAAGRIPGAIHLELWGLSLNDTDPAPMRAFLWTISHYLTTRGIDPKPPVAVYEDSETGIRAARAFWFLEYFGHPDVRVLDGGFQAWKGAGLPIETGEAKTAPKGTWPDDGSTGRREDTLAGWRDVFAGAGAPGHRHDLAILDTRSEQEYRGTLKRASRAGAIPNAIHVEWRDNLDATGRFKSAADLRRLYEAKGITPDRDVISYCQGGYRAAHGYLALRLLGYPRVRNYVASWAEWGNREELPVEQVKGQR; encoded by the coding sequence GTGACCGACCATCCGAACGCACGCCTGCTCATCGGCCCCGCCGAGCTGCAGAAGCTCGACCGCGTCCAGGTGATCGACACGCGCCCGGCTGAGCGGTTTGCCGCCGGCCGCATTCCAGGCGCCATTCACCTCGAGCTGTGGGGTCTCAGCCTCAACGACACCGACCCCGCGCCGATGCGGGCATTCCTCTGGACCATCAGCCACTACCTGACCACGCGCGGCATCGATCCCAAGCCTCCCGTCGCGGTCTATGAAGACAGCGAGACCGGCATCCGCGCGGCACGCGCCTTCTGGTTCCTCGAGTACTTCGGCCACCCGGACGTGCGCGTCCTCGATGGCGGCTTCCAGGCGTGGAAGGGCGCCGGCCTGCCGATTGAAACCGGTGAAGCGAAGACGGCGCCGAAAGGCACGTGGCCCGACGATGGGAGCACCGGGCGGCGGGAGGACACGCTCGCCGGCTGGCGCGATGTGTTCGCGGGTGCGGGCGCGCCGGGGCATCGGCACGACCTTGCGATACTCGACACCAGGTCCGAGCAGGAGTATCGCGGCACCCTGAAGCGCGCCAGTCGCGCGGGCGCGATACCGAACGCCATTCACGTCGAGTGGAGGGACAACCTCGACGCGACCGGCCGCTTCAAGTCCGCCGCCGACCTGCGGAGGCTGTACGAAGCGAAAGGCATCACGCCCGATCGCGACGTGATTTCCTACTGCCAGGGAGGCTACCGCGCCGCGCACGGATACCTCGCGCTGCGGCTGCTCGGCTACCCTCGCGTCCGCAACTATGTCGCATCGTGGGCCGAGTGGGGGAATCGGGAAGAGCTGCCGGTCGAACAGGTAAAAGGGCAAAGGTAA